Proteins co-encoded in one Bremerella sp. TYQ1 genomic window:
- a CDS encoding LptF/LptG family permease gives MLLIDRYLLFQFLKSFLIFFVSFTGLFIVIDSFNNLDEFLKYGDQTGSTFGVLWDYYSPRVFTFFGMTSGILTLISAMFTVTWIQRHNEMTALMAAGISQARIVRPVIIAVIVIAVLGVLNRELLIPKYMDRLTRNAQDWMGDSKKTFQPKFDNRTGVLLNGASTVAADSRIEGPNFRLDKSYEGIGNQINGENAFYQAATDQHPSGFLIDNVTKPESTAGLSSIDFEGTPYVLMPDDHDWLKPNQCFLVTELTFEQLTASSQWRDYASTYSLVSTLSNRSLDVGADVRVEIHSRIVQPFLDITLLFLGLPIVLRKENRNIFIAIGYCLLLVMCFYAVTLACKAMGGITWIRPTSLAAFLPLIIFVPIATAMSAPLRD, from the coding sequence ATGCTATTGATCGATCGATATCTGCTGTTTCAGTTCCTCAAGTCGTTTCTGATTTTCTTTGTCAGTTTCACAGGGCTGTTCATTGTCATCGACTCGTTCAACAACTTGGACGAATTCCTGAAATACGGGGACCAAACCGGTAGCACGTTTGGGGTTCTGTGGGATTACTACAGCCCTCGAGTCTTTACGTTCTTCGGGATGACGAGTGGGATTTTGACGCTCATCTCGGCGATGTTTACCGTCACGTGGATTCAGCGTCACAACGAAATGACGGCGCTGATGGCAGCTGGGATTTCTCAGGCTCGAATCGTTCGCCCGGTCATTATCGCCGTGATCGTGATTGCCGTTTTAGGGGTATTGAACCGCGAATTGCTTATCCCGAAATACATGGATCGGCTTACGCGAAACGCCCAAGACTGGATGGGCGATTCGAAGAAGACCTTCCAGCCGAAGTTTGATAACCGCACGGGAGTGCTGCTCAACGGAGCATCGACCGTTGCCGCAGATAGCCGGATTGAGGGCCCGAACTTTCGACTCGATAAGTCGTACGAAGGGATTGGCAATCAGATCAATGGCGAGAACGCTTTTTATCAGGCGGCCACCGATCAGCACCCCAGCGGCTTTTTGATCGACAACGTGACCAAGCCAGAATCGACTGCCGGGCTAAGTTCGATTGATTTCGAGGGAACTCCCTATGTGCTGATGCCAGACGATCATGACTGGCTCAAACCGAATCAATGCTTTCTTGTCACTGAATTGACGTTTGAGCAGCTTACCGCGAGCAGCCAATGGCGCGACTACGCTTCGACTTACAGTTTGGTCTCGACGCTGAGTAACCGAAGTCTCGACGTGGGGGCGGATGTGCGTGTTGAGATTCACAGCCGAATCGTTCAGCCCTTTTTGGACATCACGTTGCTGTTTCTCGGGTTGCCGATTGTGCTACGAAAAGAGAATCGCAACATCTTCATCGCAATTGGCTACTGCCTACTATTGGTGATGTGCTTTTACGCGGTTACGTTGGCCTGTAAGGCAATGGGAGGAATCACATGGATTCGCCCCACCTCGTTAGCGGCCTTCTTACCGCTGATTATCTTCGTCCCGATCGCGACTGCCATGTCAGCGCCGCTTCGCGATTGA